AAGAAAGACGTGTTCAATTTTTATGATGCATTCAAACTTGTTAGGCTAATAACAGTTATATTACTGTAGGTAAAAATTAGTAAAGAAACTGATGTCGTAATTAACTATGTTaaatattcactttttttatgaaatattataattattatagacGTTTTAATCCAGACTTAATTTGTATGTATTGTTAGTGTTagtcttttttatattatctttcaaTTTAAAGCTATAATTTAAGTTTCTATACATTATAGTTAGAAGGTCTCAACACCTAatcaaaatttatgaataaaaaagttGTGGCCATAGCTATGCTTCGTGGAACTTACTACCTGCTTTTTATATTGAGATTTTCTTACataacgaaattaaaaatagattgggatgaaagatgaagaaaatatatttctaaataaatatgatCCATTTCTCaatgtaataaattatgaaagaaaACTAAAGAGATATCATGGATAAAATTCACCAAATAAAAATCATGctcaataaaaaagaatagttattttttttatcgtaaAGGAAGTCacataaagtagttaaaaagttaattagtGTAGGAAATTGTGACTTTATTATATCCTAACAGAAATATAGATGTTTCTGcaattttgtatattattattattattattattattattattattattattattattattagatatcGAAATAATAGTACTCTTTAAATTTGAATGGCCAAGACACGTGAATTTGAGAGGCCAGGAATCACGTGAGTAATCACTGTATGTACCGATTTTCTTAATGGGTAGGTGTGTGCCCACCTTGTTATGTGCTTCATACATCAAGGTggtaaaaaaattgagttttaataAATGTGAATAAAAGGTTACAAGGAATCCATATCCaatacttaaattataaatgattagttataatattaaaaatataatatatatttcatatttcagtatatttatttcttaagtGTCACTTATATTAGTTACATACTGACTTAACAAAATACAAACCAATTTTAACggttactttttttgtttttgtttaaaagagtatcactcttaattttactACATATGTGTcagttatatataaaatatactttgttTCTACCTTTTGATTTCTTCTTACAGCTATTGAATTATGTCACCAAaatcatcttttcttttttgaacaCAATATGAAACCTTAAAAACAAGATAAAGAGGAAAttgtcaaaaagaaaaagaaaagttaaatcaAAACTTTCAATATAAGAGAACGATTTTACCGTAAATTTAATAAGAGAAAACTCATTCGCGTGCCAATTAAGTAACATCACTGTGTAAAAGATGAAACCAAAGTTACTGTTTTAATTTGCTTTTCCCTAACAAATAATATCCAATCTGTCATAATTTTTTCGGCTCAGTGGATGTGGATGCACAGACCCCACTTTTGCCTAATGCCAAagccataataataataataataataataataataataataataataataataataataataataataataataataataatccttTCACATACAATAATTTTCTCCCTATATTAAAATTCATGAGCTTctctataacattttttataaaataagaaaaaagaaaaatagctTTTCTATacactaaaaatgaaaaaacttatcgaaaaattttaagttgtgcataaattaatttttacttgagaaatgataatttactttttatatttcttaaaaatatttataagaaatcaTCAAAAGATTAACGCCAAATAATGGATAGACAGGGTCCACAGAGTTTGACAAACATTAACGTTAGTGTTACGCTTAAAGGACAAGTGGAGTATCTATATAAACAAGATTGATCTGCTTTTGAGGACGTACAATTTATGCAAGCGCGTGCTCAACAAAGTTCAAAATCAAATGAACATGGAGTGATATGTGGGCCATAAAAACTCTATTCCATCATTACATGGTAGATAtgcatcttcatcttcaaatCATTGCATAATTTGCAAATTCAACACCCACACTACAGATGAATGGTGGATATTAACACGTAAAAACTCATTTATGTTTAAGTTGTTCCTTTTCATCACATTGTGTAGCACATGGAACATTACCTTCCAACGTCAAACGCAACCACTAAATTTATGTAACGGGGCCTACCGACTAGATAATTGGCACTGCTATTTTTCCCACACAAATGGAAAATATACGACCATAACATTCAAATGCAAGAGATGTTGGAATAGTGATGCAGCATAAAAAAGAGACATGGGATGGCACTATATATCTCATGTTTCCTCGAATATTCCACCACCCTACCCTCTCCCTTGCCTCAATTTCCGATGGCAAAATCAGGGGTGACCAAAAGTTTGTTGCATAGCGTCACATGAAAAACTAATTGTCCCCGTGAAGAATGCACAGCTAAGCCCAATTAATACTTAACAACACTCTGATGTCATGCCCCATTTGCAGccaaaagaaagagagaataaaaataaaacgaaatgTCATCATGAACTTGCCAAGATTCTGTTTACATGAAGAACATTGTAGAGTGCGGACACTACGTCTTTGTCCGAAAACACAGAAAAGCATATGCATTCAGTGTCCCTAAGTGAGAACAAACATTGCTATACAATGGTTTACGGAGCAAATTTCCATCTTTTATATTATGAGAAGAGTGCGTCTTCATATTAGCATGGTATCTTCTGCTCGCAAATAATCCTAGATAGTTTCTGGATTGTTTAAATGATTGGCTTGAAACTGTCTTAAGAGCAGCAGGGACTGATGGTAAAGATTGAGATCGATCCCATCAACGTTTCTACCAACACGAGCTTGCAAAACTacctaacaaagaaaaaagtagCATGCTCAAATCGTCTTAAAGACCGTTGTCCATGTTGTGGGTGAATGTGTATTACAAAGCACATTATGCATGTAAGTGTGTTTGCAAAGAAACGGAGAGGTGAGCCTTTTTCTTTACCAAATCTTGACTAAGCATACCTCATTATCAGGTTGGATAAGGAGTTCACCAATGAATTGGTAGACAGAGCCAACTTGAAAGCTAAGGTCCCTCAGATGTTCGGTACTAACTTTTAGAATGTCATCGCCATCAATAATCGTTGCTAAGCACGCCTCTATAGAATATTCACGTAACCTATGGAAGGCTACACGTAAGTTATTGACTGACACTCCACTGTCATCACTCATCACTGTCAAGTGGCAACAACAACCCCCAAAAGATATATAATGGAGCAATTTATTCTGTCagaatgaaatcataaaccatGTTGTACCAGTAGTGCAGTCATGGACAATTAGATAAGGAATTTAAATATCTCTACATATATGAACTGTTTTCGATTATTAGGAAGTATATTACATGGTTTAGTATTCTGTTACTAAATTCAGTTTTGAACCCACTTGCTCTCAAAGTGATGAAATTCAAGTCAGTCTTATGCTGATTGTCACGTCAGCAAAAAATCATGTCATGCGACCCTTATTGCAAATCTAAGAAGTGAAAATAATTGAATCAACTTAAAATCTATAGGTGCTTTTATTGCAACAGGAACTAGCGGGACCAAAACTGAACTTTGGTGAAACTAGAAAAACCAGAAATgcaattaaacctattttgtATGTTAGTAGTACACTCCAATTATGCAGCCACTGAAGATAAAAGAGATTTATAAATGCCACTCACAGACTGATCCATGAATGCAGAGATGATGCATTCTCACAAAATAGTTCTTAGTAACATACAATATTACTTTGAATTACAACAATGGTAGAATTTAAAGAAGTGAATCACAACCAGAAAGTGAGTTTAGGATTCATAACTTAACACTAATATACATGCGATAGTTAACAGATTAAAGCCATCACCAAGAAccaataaatattcaaaatgtattttattgtaGATTGTAGGAATGCTGAGAATGAAAACAGACGAAAATGAAATCCAGACGAACTACATTCAATTAAAAGTAACTTGCAGGGCAATTTTGTTATCTTCTAATGGATACTGAACATATGTTTCTTATATAGAAACGTGCCACTCCAATCCAAGTCTACAGGGCATGATTTGGGGAAATGAGTCAAACTATGTCATATGTTTACAGCAGCTTTGAAATTgttaatatttgaaatgtatAGATCTAAGACATGAAGTATGGCAATTATAACGGAGCTGGTTAAAATCTTCGGGCAGTTTAGCATTCTCACGCAACTTCCATCTATATGATGGACAGTAAATTTACCATACCCAAACTGCCATCATTCCATAAATCTCAATATTGCTGTTCCCACTCTAAACCATGGCACCAATTGCTGCTATGCTCACCCTGCTAGCATGCCATTACATTTCTTACAAAAACAGTTTCACTAGTAATAGTATCCACATGACATTCACTACTAGAAGTCGTCTCAATGTGCATAACCAGATCTATGGTTTTAAAAAACTAACATAATGCTGGTTGAATCTCTGAGGTGTTTCCACTCTCCATGATTGGCAACAAAATACCAAGTCACGAAATTTAAcattaacttatattatttgaCACTGTCAACTTGTCACCACTACAACAGTGAAtcatcttattaaaaaaaagtcacaCACACATTGTAATTTGAAAGGTGGAACTCACTTTCCAGTTATTCTGAGTGAAGCTCCTTGCTTAAAAAATGCAGATGACGGGTGCAGGTCTTGTAAGGAAACCAATGTACCAGATTTTATTTCCAAAGACGCCATCAGGATACCTGATGACCAGTAAAACTTCCACTCTTGACTGCAGTTAGGAAAACATAACATATGCAGTGATGACATTTTCCAGGCACAAATTCGTGTTAATGTAAGTTCcatattacaaaagcttttgtaGCACATCATCTATCTACCTTGAGACAAGCTTCTAACTCAAACAGTTCCATTATTCCATATGACATCATTGCAACATAATAATCAGAAAATATTTTAACGAATTGTTTCTTTAACAAAtcattatttcaataaatttctaTTCAGTCCAAGTTCAGCTGTTCATATTACAGTTATTCACAAGCAATTTCTACATGAGCAGTGGACAGAAAGCGTTAATTACTAAAAAGATTTTATTAGGGATTCTCTTTTATCAAAACCGTAggacaaaaaaagaaaacatagatGGCTCCAGTCGTTTTATAACATttcatatttaagaaataatttaatttaaattaacccAAAAATTCGAGTAAGATTTATTGATACATTGTAAACCAAAATCATTCCTGCAACAGTTAATCATGAAAAAAACACATTCTTACTGCATTGAATAACATTTCACACGGTTATGTCCAAGTATACTAGGTTTTAATATGTATTTCTACCCAAATATATCatggtttttatattttggtcCCTGTAAAAAATGTATTCAATTTTGGCCCCCAAAATTGTCACAATTTTTGGCCTGAGACAGTCACCCTTCCACCTAACACATTTTCCCTATATCTGTCATGCTTCTCGCTCCTATGCAAGACTCTATTTCTCAAGTCTTGAATATTTCCACTTTTCTAATCAAAGA
The sequence above is drawn from the Vigna radiata var. radiata cultivar VC1973A chromosome 3, Vradiata_ver6, whole genome shotgun sequence genome and encodes:
- the LOC106756791 gene encoding CST complex subunit TEN1 isoform X2, coding for MMSDDSGVSVNNLRVAFHRLREYSIEACLATIIDGDDILKVSTEHLRDLSFQVGSVYQFIGELLIQPDNEVVLQARVGRNVDGIDLNLYHQSLLLLRQFQANHLNNPETI
- the LOC106756791 gene encoding CST complex subunit TEN1 isoform X1, whose product is MASLEIKSGTLVSLQDLHPSSAFFKQGASLRITGKLREYSIEACLATIIDGDDILKVSTEHLRDLSFQVGSVYQFIGELLIQPDNEVVLQARVGRNVDGIDLNLYHQSLLLLRQFQANHLNNPETI
- the LOC106756791 gene encoding CST complex subunit TEN1 isoform X3, whose product is MASLEIKSGTLVSLQDLHPSSAFFKQGASLRITGKLREYSIEACLATIIDGDDILKVSTEHLRDLSFQVGSVYQFIGELLIQPDNEFCKLVLVETLMGSISIFTISPCCS